In the Hemitrygon akajei chromosome 7, sHemAka1.3, whole genome shotgun sequence genome, one interval contains:
- the LOC140730840 gene encoding uncharacterized protein yields the protein MPFTCSDCGKRFSYSSQLKSHQQIHTGEKPFTCSSCGKGFSQSSHLNTHQRVHTGERPFTCSDCGKRFSQSSQLKVHQRVHTGERPFTCPECGKGFSQSSQLKVHQRVHTGERPFTCPECGKGFSQSSQLLAHQSVHTGERPFICSDCGKGFTLSSHLLTHQSVHTGERPFTCSECGKGFSRSNQLKVHQRVHTGEKPFTCPDCGKGFSQLPQLKVHQRVHTGERSFTCSDCGKEFTQSSHFLAHQSVHTGEKPFTCSDCGKGFTCLSQLKVHQRVHTGERPFTCSVCGKGFTQSSNLQTHQSVHTRERPFTCSECGKGFSRSSNLVKHYRVHTGKRV from the coding sequence atgccgtttacctgctcagactgtgggaagagattttcttactcatctcaactgaagtcacatcagcaaattcacactggggagaagccgttcacttgctcaagctgtgggaagggattctctcagtcTTCTCATCTGAAcacacatcagcgagttcacactggggagaggccgttcacctgctcagactgtgggaagagattctctcaatcatcacaactgaaggtacaccagcgagttcacactggggagaggccattcacctgcccagagtgtgggaagggattctctcagtcatctcaactgaaggtacatcagcgagttcacactggggagaggccattcacatgcCCAGAGTGTGGAAagggattctctcagtcatcccaattattggcacaccagtcagttcacactggagagaggcctttcatctgctcagactgtgggaaaggattcactctgtcatcccacctactgacacaccagtcagttcacactggggagaggccgttcacctgctcagaatgtgggaagggattctctcggtcaaatcaactgaaggtacatcagcgagttcacactggggagaaaccattcacctgcccagattgtgggaagggattctctcagttacctcaactgaaggtacaccagcgagttcacactggggagaggtcattcacctgctcagactgtgggaaggaattcactcaaTCATCGCACTTTTTGGCACATCAgtctgttcacactggggagaagccattcacctgctcagactgtggtaagggattcacttgcttatctcagctgaaggtacatcagcgagttcacactggggagaggccattcacatgttctgtgtgtgggaagggattcactcagtcatccaacctacaaacacaccaatcagttcacactagggagaggccgttcacctgctctgaatgtgggaagggattctctcggtCATCCAACCTTGTGAAAcactaccgagttcacactgggaaaaGGGTTTAA